A single genomic interval of Pirellulales bacterium harbors:
- a CDS encoding PEP-CTERM sorting domain-containing protein: MLHRLFPAAFLIVTCVVATSTLSRAGQLSFNIDPAQSHITLTLETADGTQIISSPQTPGSDTTSLSGTLNADVTASTIQFLTTDNLQFGLQAVSQSPLIDGTTGSSPAQYGLNVDIAGVGGGVVAARNYVADVTSGVIPVSAGAFDATKLVLTLTPGSISSYNLTFFGSTAAGFFTGSNPGNNALSNGTLTQVGGLETLTASVSVVAPTTVEGVTFLGVFTGQIVATATVPEPASVLLAGLAVGTLWLFRRRGV; the protein is encoded by the coding sequence ATGCTGCACCGTCTTTTTCCCGCGGCCTTTCTCATCGTGACTTGCGTCGTGGCCACGTCGACACTGTCGCGAGCCGGCCAACTGTCGTTCAACATCGATCCGGCGCAAAGTCATATCACGCTCACGCTGGAAACCGCCGACGGTACTCAAATCATCTCTTCGCCGCAAACGCCCGGCAGCGACACCACCAGTTTGTCGGGTACGCTCAACGCCGACGTGACGGCCAGCACAATTCAATTCCTGACGACCGATAATTTGCAGTTTGGTTTGCAAGCCGTGTCGCAATCGCCATTGATCGACGGCACGACCGGCTCGTCGCCGGCGCAATATGGTCTGAACGTCGACATCGCCGGTGTCGGGGGCGGAGTGGTTGCCGCGCGCAATTATGTGGCAGACGTCACGAGTGGCGTGATTCCTGTGTCTGCCGGCGCCTTCGACGCGACAAAGCTGGTCCTGACGCTGACGCCGGGCAGCATCTCGTCGTACAATCTCACCTTTTTCGGTTCGACGGCCGCTGGGTTTTTTACCGGCTCGAACCCCGGCAACAATGCGCTCTCGAATGGCACGCTCACCCAAGTCGGCGGGCTGGAGACACTGACGGCCTCGGTGTCGGTCGTGGCCCCCACGACAGTCGAAGGCGTTACCTTTCTTGGAGTCTTCACAGGCCAGATCGTGGCCACGGCCACCGTGCCCGAGCCGGCGAGTGTGCTGCTGGCGGGGCTGGCCGTTGGCACACTATGGCTGTTC